A stretch of Coturnix japonica isolate 7356 chromosome 11, Coturnix japonica 2.1, whole genome shotgun sequence DNA encodes these proteins:
- the SLC9A5 gene encoding sodium/hydrogen exchanger 5 isoform X1, whose translation MHPPGSGPTASPGPAAVPPAGAELLRWQWQEVQVPCLVVAWILVASLAKIVFHLSRKVTSVVPESCLLILLGLGLGGIVLAVAKKPKYQLEPNMFFLFLLPPIVLDAGYFMPSRPFFENIGAILTYAVVGTLWNSFTTGTALWGLHQAGLMADPGVEAGLMDFLLFGSMISAVDPVAVLAVFEEVHVNETLFIIVFGESLLNDAVTVVLYKVFNSFVELGPAHIHATDYVKGVASFFLVSLGGTAVGLLFAFLLALITRFTKRVRIIEPLFVFLLAYVAYLAAEMVSLSAILAVTFCGICCKKYVEANISQKSRTTVKYTMKTLASSSETIIFMFLGMSAVDTSKWTWDTALVLGTLFFILLFRAVGVVLQTYVLNRFRLIPLDRIDQVVMSYGGLRGAVAFALVILLDEAKVKAKDYFVATTIVVVFFTVIVQGLTIKPLVTWLKVKRSDHHKPTLNEELHEHAFDHILAAVEDIVGHHGYHYWRDKWEQFDKKYLSQLLMRKSAYKLRDEIWDVYYKLNIRDAISFVDQGGHVLSAAKLALPSMPSRTSMSESSVTNLLRESGSGACLDLQVIDTVRSRRDKEDAAMHHVLRGSLYKPRRRYKASYSRHFISPDKQERQDKEIFRQNMKRRLETFKSTKHNVCSSKSKARLKEKGRKKKNIPVPSDAPNGKTHRNVPWQEAAPVLVTVSSDEEESDSSETEREDDEGIVFIARATDEVLQGKTTQGSLDVCPSPCIIPPSPTLAEKELPWKGDQADLAVYISSETTKIVPVDMQKAWNQSISSLESIASPPGTEAGAHNRRFARPMLERQSQSASQATPEQVSRFQFPSHISKSSRSKSDSSPEGVEQQELQPLMGTEEQGRGPPPAEHRRLAFSRASHI comes from the exons CCGGGCAGCGGCCCCACGGcctcccccggccccgccgccgtcCCTCCGGCGGGAGCCGAGCTGCTGCGGTGGCAGTGGCAGGAGGTGCAGGTGCCGTGCCTGGTGGTCGCCTGGATCCTGGTGGCCAGCCTGGCCAAGATCG tGTTCCACCTGTCCAGGAAGGTGACATCCGTCGTGCCGGAGAGCTGCCTCCTCATCCTGCttgggctggggctgggtggcATTGTGTTGGCCGTGGCTAAGAAACCCAAATACCAGCTGGAGCCCAACatgttcttcctcttcctcctgccccCCATCGTCCTTGACGCAGGGTACTTCATGCCCAGCCGCCCATTTTTTGAGAACATTGGTGCCATTCTCACCTACGCGGTTGTGGGCACGCTCTGGAACTCCTTCACCACCGGCACCGCACTCTGGGGCCTGCACCAAGCAGGGCTGatgg CAGATCCAGGTGTGGAAGCTGGGTTGATGGATTTCCTGCTCTTTGGCAGCATGATCTCAGCTGTGGATcctgtggcagtgctggcagtttTTGAAGAGGTCCATGTAAATGAGACCCTCTTCATCATTGTTTTTGGCGAGTCCCTCCTCAATGATGCTGTCACTGTG GTGCTGTACAAGGTCTTCAACTCTTTTGTGGAGCTGGGCCCAGCACACATCCATGCCACAGACTACGTGAAGGGGGTAG cctccttcttCCTGGTGAGTCTGGGGGGCACGGCCGTGGGGCTGCTCTTCGCTTTCCTTCTGGCCCTCATCACAAGGTTCACCAAACGTGTCCGCATCATCGAGCCACTCTTCGTCTTCCTCCTGGCCTATGTTGCCTACCTGGCTGCTGAGATGGTCTCGCTGTCTGCCATCCTGGC AGTCACCTTCTGTGGGATTTGCTGCAAGAAGTATGTGGAAGCCAACATCTCCCAGAAATCCCGCACCACGGTCAAGTACACCATGAAGACGCTGGCCAGCAGCTCAGAGACCATCATCTTCATGTTTCTGGGCATGTCAGCTGTGGACACTTCCAAGTGGACGTGGGACACTGCGCTGGTGCTAGGCACCCTGTTCTTCATCCTGCTCTTCAGAGCTGTTG GTGTTGTCCTCCAGACCTACGTCCTCAACCGCTTCCGCCTCATCCCCCTGGACAGGATTGACCAGGTGGTCATGTCATATGGTGGCCTCCGTGGAGCCGTTGCCTTCGCCCTGGTCATCCTGCTGGATGAGGCGAAGGTGAAAGCCAAGGACTACTTTGTGGCAACGACCATCGTGGTGGTGTTCTTCACTGTCATCGTGCAG GGCCTCACCATCAAACCACTGGTGACGTGGCTGAAGGTGAAGCGCAGTGACCACCACAAACCCACTCTGAATGAGGAGCTACATGAGCAT GCCTTTGACCACATCCTGGCAGCAGTGGAAGACATCGTGGGACACCATGGCTACCACTACTGGCGGGACAA gtgggagcagTTTGACAAGAAGTACCTGAGCCAGCTCCTGATGAGGAAATCTGCCTACAAGCTGCGGGATGAGATCTGGGATGTCTACTACAAGCTGAACATCCGTGACGCCATCAGCTTTGTGGACCAG GGTGGCCACGTGCTGTCAGCTGCCAAGCTGGCACTGCCCTCCATGCCCAGCCGCACGTCCATGTCAGAGTCGTCAGTCACAAACCTGCT GAGGGAGAGCGGGAGCGGTGCTTGCCTGGACCTGCAGGTGATCGACACGGTGCGGAGCCGGCGGGACAAGGAGGATGCAGCCATGCACCACGTGCTGCGCGGGAGCCTCTACAAGCCCCGGCGGCGG TACAAGGCCAGCTACAGCCGTCACTTCATCTCTCCAGATAAACAAGAGCGCCAAGACAAAGAAATCTTCCGGCAGAACATGAAGAGGCGCCTGGAGACCTTCAAGTCCACCAAGCACAACGTCTGCTCTTCCAAGAGCAAAGCCAGGCTGAAGGAAAAGGGCAGGAAGAAG AAAAACATCCCTGTGCCCAGCGATGCACCCAATGGGAAGACACACAGAAATGTCCCCTGGCAGGAGGCGG ctcctgtgctggtGACGGTCAGCTCTGATGAGGAGGAGAGCGATAGCTCAGAGACGGAGAGAGAGGATGATGAAGGGATCGTGTTCATCGCTCGTGCCACCGATGAGGTTCTGCAGGGAAAGACAACCCAAG GCAGCCTGGACGTCTGCCCCAGCCCCTGCATCATCCCACCATCACCCACCTTGGCAGAGAAGGAGCTGCCATGGAAAGGAGACCAGGCTGACCTGGCTGTTTACATCTCCTCGGAGACCACCAAAATCGTGCCAGTGGATATGCAGAAAGCATGGAACCAAAGCATCTCCTCCCTGGAGAGCATCGCCTCGCCGCCAGGCACTGAGGCAGGAGCACACAACAGGAGGTTCGCCCGCCCCATGCTGGAGAGGCAGTCACAGTCAGCAAGCCAGGCGACGCCGGAGCAGGTCTCACGTTTCCAGTTCCCCAGCCATATATCCAAGAGCAGCAGGTCAAAGAGCGACAGCAGCCCTGAGGGTGTggaacagcaggagctgcagcccctgatgggcacagaggagcagggcagggggcCACCCCCTGCCGAGCACCGTCGGCTTGCGTTCAGCAGAGCCAGCCACATCTGA
- the SLC9A5 gene encoding sodium/hydrogen exchanger 5 isoform X2, translating to MHPPGSGPTASPGPAAVPPAGAELLRWQWQEVQVPCLVVAWILVASLAKIVFHLSRKVTSVVPESCLLILLGLGLGGIVLAVAKKPKYQLEPNMFFLFLLPPIVLDAGYFMPSRPFFENIGAILTYAVVGTLWNSFTTGTALWGLHQAGLMDPGVEAGLMDFLLFGSMISAVDPVAVLAVFEEVHVNETLFIIVFGESLLNDAVTVVLYKVFNSFVELGPAHIHATDYVKGVASFFLVSLGGTAVGLLFAFLLALITRFTKRVRIIEPLFVFLLAYVAYLAAEMVSLSAILAVTFCGICCKKYVEANISQKSRTTVKYTMKTLASSSETIIFMFLGMSAVDTSKWTWDTALVLGTLFFILLFRAVGVVLQTYVLNRFRLIPLDRIDQVVMSYGGLRGAVAFALVILLDEAKVKAKDYFVATTIVVVFFTVIVQGLTIKPLVTWLKVKRSDHHKPTLNEELHEHAFDHILAAVEDIVGHHGYHYWRDKWEQFDKKYLSQLLMRKSAYKLRDEIWDVYYKLNIRDAISFVDQGGHVLSAAKLALPSMPSRTSMSESSVTNLLRESGSGACLDLQVIDTVRSRRDKEDAAMHHVLRGSLYKPRRRYKASYSRHFISPDKQERQDKEIFRQNMKRRLETFKSTKHNVCSSKSKARLKEKGRKKKNIPVPSDAPNGKTHRNVPWQEAAPVLVTVSSDEEESDSSETEREDDEGIVFIARATDEVLQGKTTQGSLDVCPSPCIIPPSPTLAEKELPWKGDQADLAVYISSETTKIVPVDMQKAWNQSISSLESIASPPGTEAGAHNRRFARPMLERQSQSASQATPEQVSRFQFPSHISKSSRSKSDSSPEGVEQQELQPLMGTEEQGRGPPPAEHRRLAFSRASHI from the exons CCGGGCAGCGGCCCCACGGcctcccccggccccgccgccgtcCCTCCGGCGGGAGCCGAGCTGCTGCGGTGGCAGTGGCAGGAGGTGCAGGTGCCGTGCCTGGTGGTCGCCTGGATCCTGGTGGCCAGCCTGGCCAAGATCG tGTTCCACCTGTCCAGGAAGGTGACATCCGTCGTGCCGGAGAGCTGCCTCCTCATCCTGCttgggctggggctgggtggcATTGTGTTGGCCGTGGCTAAGAAACCCAAATACCAGCTGGAGCCCAACatgttcttcctcttcctcctgccccCCATCGTCCTTGACGCAGGGTACTTCATGCCCAGCCGCCCATTTTTTGAGAACATTGGTGCCATTCTCACCTACGCGGTTGTGGGCACGCTCTGGAACTCCTTCACCACCGGCACCGCACTCTGGGGCCTGCACCAAGCAGGGCTGatgg ATCCAGGTGTGGAAGCTGGGTTGATGGATTTCCTGCTCTTTGGCAGCATGATCTCAGCTGTGGATcctgtggcagtgctggcagtttTTGAAGAGGTCCATGTAAATGAGACCCTCTTCATCATTGTTTTTGGCGAGTCCCTCCTCAATGATGCTGTCACTGTG GTGCTGTACAAGGTCTTCAACTCTTTTGTGGAGCTGGGCCCAGCACACATCCATGCCACAGACTACGTGAAGGGGGTAG cctccttcttCCTGGTGAGTCTGGGGGGCACGGCCGTGGGGCTGCTCTTCGCTTTCCTTCTGGCCCTCATCACAAGGTTCACCAAACGTGTCCGCATCATCGAGCCACTCTTCGTCTTCCTCCTGGCCTATGTTGCCTACCTGGCTGCTGAGATGGTCTCGCTGTCTGCCATCCTGGC AGTCACCTTCTGTGGGATTTGCTGCAAGAAGTATGTGGAAGCCAACATCTCCCAGAAATCCCGCACCACGGTCAAGTACACCATGAAGACGCTGGCCAGCAGCTCAGAGACCATCATCTTCATGTTTCTGGGCATGTCAGCTGTGGACACTTCCAAGTGGACGTGGGACACTGCGCTGGTGCTAGGCACCCTGTTCTTCATCCTGCTCTTCAGAGCTGTTG GTGTTGTCCTCCAGACCTACGTCCTCAACCGCTTCCGCCTCATCCCCCTGGACAGGATTGACCAGGTGGTCATGTCATATGGTGGCCTCCGTGGAGCCGTTGCCTTCGCCCTGGTCATCCTGCTGGATGAGGCGAAGGTGAAAGCCAAGGACTACTTTGTGGCAACGACCATCGTGGTGGTGTTCTTCACTGTCATCGTGCAG GGCCTCACCATCAAACCACTGGTGACGTGGCTGAAGGTGAAGCGCAGTGACCACCACAAACCCACTCTGAATGAGGAGCTACATGAGCAT GCCTTTGACCACATCCTGGCAGCAGTGGAAGACATCGTGGGACACCATGGCTACCACTACTGGCGGGACAA gtgggagcagTTTGACAAGAAGTACCTGAGCCAGCTCCTGATGAGGAAATCTGCCTACAAGCTGCGGGATGAGATCTGGGATGTCTACTACAAGCTGAACATCCGTGACGCCATCAGCTTTGTGGACCAG GGTGGCCACGTGCTGTCAGCTGCCAAGCTGGCACTGCCCTCCATGCCCAGCCGCACGTCCATGTCAGAGTCGTCAGTCACAAACCTGCT GAGGGAGAGCGGGAGCGGTGCTTGCCTGGACCTGCAGGTGATCGACACGGTGCGGAGCCGGCGGGACAAGGAGGATGCAGCCATGCACCACGTGCTGCGCGGGAGCCTCTACAAGCCCCGGCGGCGG TACAAGGCCAGCTACAGCCGTCACTTCATCTCTCCAGATAAACAAGAGCGCCAAGACAAAGAAATCTTCCGGCAGAACATGAAGAGGCGCCTGGAGACCTTCAAGTCCACCAAGCACAACGTCTGCTCTTCCAAGAGCAAAGCCAGGCTGAAGGAAAAGGGCAGGAAGAAG AAAAACATCCCTGTGCCCAGCGATGCACCCAATGGGAAGACACACAGAAATGTCCCCTGGCAGGAGGCGG ctcctgtgctggtGACGGTCAGCTCTGATGAGGAGGAGAGCGATAGCTCAGAGACGGAGAGAGAGGATGATGAAGGGATCGTGTTCATCGCTCGTGCCACCGATGAGGTTCTGCAGGGAAAGACAACCCAAG GCAGCCTGGACGTCTGCCCCAGCCCCTGCATCATCCCACCATCACCCACCTTGGCAGAGAAGGAGCTGCCATGGAAAGGAGACCAGGCTGACCTGGCTGTTTACATCTCCTCGGAGACCACCAAAATCGTGCCAGTGGATATGCAGAAAGCATGGAACCAAAGCATCTCCTCCCTGGAGAGCATCGCCTCGCCGCCAGGCACTGAGGCAGGAGCACACAACAGGAGGTTCGCCCGCCCCATGCTGGAGAGGCAGTCACAGTCAGCAAGCCAGGCGACGCCGGAGCAGGTCTCACGTTTCCAGTTCCCCAGCCATATATCCAAGAGCAGCAGGTCAAAGAGCGACAGCAGCCCTGAGGGTGTggaacagcaggagctgcagcccctgatgggcacagaggagcagggcagggggcCACCCCCTGCCGAGCACCGTCGGCTTGCGTTCAGCAGAGCCAGCCACATCTGA
- the SLC9A5 gene encoding sodium/hydrogen exchanger 5 isoform X3, whose amino-acid sequence MVSLSAILAVTFCGICCKKYVEANISQKSRTTVKYTMKTLASSSETIIFMFLGMSAVDTSKWTWDTALVLGTLFFILLFRAVGVVLQTYVLNRFRLIPLDRIDQVVMSYGGLRGAVAFALVILLDEAKVKAKDYFVATTIVVVFFTVIVQGLTIKPLVTWLKVKRSDHHKPTLNEELHEHAFDHILAAVEDIVGHHGYHYWRDKWEQFDKKYLSQLLMRKSAYKLRDEIWDVYYKLNIRDAISFVDQGGHVLSAAKLALPSMPSRTSMSESSVTNLLRESGSGACLDLQVIDTVRSRRDKEDAAMHHVLRGSLYKPRRRYKASYSRHFISPDKQERQDKEIFRQNMKRRLETFKSTKHNVCSSKSKARLKEKGRKKKNIPVPSDAPNGKTHRNVPWQEAAPVLVTVSSDEEESDSSETEREDDEGIVFIARATDEVLQGKTTQGSLDVCPSPCIIPPSPTLAEKELPWKGDQADLAVYISSETTKIVPVDMQKAWNQSISSLESIASPPGTEAGAHNRRFARPMLERQSQSASQATPEQVSRFQFPSHISKSSRSKSDSSPEGVEQQELQPLMGTEEQGRGPPPAEHRRLAFSRASHI is encoded by the exons ATGGTCTCGCTGTCTGCCATCCTGGC AGTCACCTTCTGTGGGATTTGCTGCAAGAAGTATGTGGAAGCCAACATCTCCCAGAAATCCCGCACCACGGTCAAGTACACCATGAAGACGCTGGCCAGCAGCTCAGAGACCATCATCTTCATGTTTCTGGGCATGTCAGCTGTGGACACTTCCAAGTGGACGTGGGACACTGCGCTGGTGCTAGGCACCCTGTTCTTCATCCTGCTCTTCAGAGCTGTTG GTGTTGTCCTCCAGACCTACGTCCTCAACCGCTTCCGCCTCATCCCCCTGGACAGGATTGACCAGGTGGTCATGTCATATGGTGGCCTCCGTGGAGCCGTTGCCTTCGCCCTGGTCATCCTGCTGGATGAGGCGAAGGTGAAAGCCAAGGACTACTTTGTGGCAACGACCATCGTGGTGGTGTTCTTCACTGTCATCGTGCAG GGCCTCACCATCAAACCACTGGTGACGTGGCTGAAGGTGAAGCGCAGTGACCACCACAAACCCACTCTGAATGAGGAGCTACATGAGCAT GCCTTTGACCACATCCTGGCAGCAGTGGAAGACATCGTGGGACACCATGGCTACCACTACTGGCGGGACAA gtgggagcagTTTGACAAGAAGTACCTGAGCCAGCTCCTGATGAGGAAATCTGCCTACAAGCTGCGGGATGAGATCTGGGATGTCTACTACAAGCTGAACATCCGTGACGCCATCAGCTTTGTGGACCAG GGTGGCCACGTGCTGTCAGCTGCCAAGCTGGCACTGCCCTCCATGCCCAGCCGCACGTCCATGTCAGAGTCGTCAGTCACAAACCTGCT GAGGGAGAGCGGGAGCGGTGCTTGCCTGGACCTGCAGGTGATCGACACGGTGCGGAGCCGGCGGGACAAGGAGGATGCAGCCATGCACCACGTGCTGCGCGGGAGCCTCTACAAGCCCCGGCGGCGG TACAAGGCCAGCTACAGCCGTCACTTCATCTCTCCAGATAAACAAGAGCGCCAAGACAAAGAAATCTTCCGGCAGAACATGAAGAGGCGCCTGGAGACCTTCAAGTCCACCAAGCACAACGTCTGCTCTTCCAAGAGCAAAGCCAGGCTGAAGGAAAAGGGCAGGAAGAAG AAAAACATCCCTGTGCCCAGCGATGCACCCAATGGGAAGACACACAGAAATGTCCCCTGGCAGGAGGCGG ctcctgtgctggtGACGGTCAGCTCTGATGAGGAGGAGAGCGATAGCTCAGAGACGGAGAGAGAGGATGATGAAGGGATCGTGTTCATCGCTCGTGCCACCGATGAGGTTCTGCAGGGAAAGACAACCCAAG GCAGCCTGGACGTCTGCCCCAGCCCCTGCATCATCCCACCATCACCCACCTTGGCAGAGAAGGAGCTGCCATGGAAAGGAGACCAGGCTGACCTGGCTGTTTACATCTCCTCGGAGACCACCAAAATCGTGCCAGTGGATATGCAGAAAGCATGGAACCAAAGCATCTCCTCCCTGGAGAGCATCGCCTCGCCGCCAGGCACTGAGGCAGGAGCACACAACAGGAGGTTCGCCCGCCCCATGCTGGAGAGGCAGTCACAGTCAGCAAGCCAGGCGACGCCGGAGCAGGTCTCACGTTTCCAGTTCCCCAGCCATATATCCAAGAGCAGCAGGTCAAAGAGCGACAGCAGCCCTGAGGGTGTggaacagcaggagctgcagcccctgatgggcacagaggagcagggcagggggcCACCCCCTGCCGAGCACCGTCGGCTTGCGTTCAGCAGAGCCAGCCACATCTGA